In the genome of Amblyraja radiata isolate CabotCenter1 chromosome 6, sAmbRad1.1.pri, whole genome shotgun sequence, the window tgcttgacccactgagttaatagccccgtcccacggtacgagttcattccaagagcactcccgagtttaaaaaaaatcaaactcgtgataagcacggagaatgaacgtagcgggtacgtcggagctcggggacgtctctcagcgctaacggcaggtaagcacgggaagactcgtgaagatttttcaacatgatgaaaattgtcctcgagagccccgagtaccaacgagtggccattaccgtaaatctccgagttcgaatcagggtaaactcgggagaactcttggaatgaactcgtaccgtgggacaggggttttactccagcactctgtgcactCCCATGTTCCATTCATTTAAACTATCAAATAGTTGTCAGTTTGTTCACACTCGGTTCTTAAAGTGTTCTAACCAAGCCAAGTATGACTTTAAAAGCAGTCTTTTGACATTTACTGAGATGATCTGCAGCCCTTTGTTCCAGAGATGAATTCTAGCCATTTCATTGACAGAGCATTTAAActtttataaatttaaaaaaatggcaaTTTTCAAGTACTAAGTTGCCTCTTACAATCACTTTTGTTTGAGCATTGCGCTGATGAGAGGTTCCTTGAATCTCCAGGGCAGGGGGTAATATAGGTCTGAGTTCTAGAGAAGAGGGAAGTAATGCTTTGAAATAGTGCTGTTAGTGAAACAgcactggaatattgtgtgcagttcaggtcaCCATGACATAAAAGGGATGTGATTAAAATAGGGAGGATGCAGAAAACAAGGATGTCACTGTAACTGCGAGGCTTGTGCTATAAggagagacttgatgggctgggaTTGTTTATCCTGCAGTAAaggtggctgaggggtgacctgatagagatATGCACAATCATGACCCTGTGACAGCCTCAAAGCAGTCCAAAACTAGAAGGCAGAGATTatgtgagagggaaaatattttaaaagggaaCTTAGGCAAGTTTTCACATACAAAGTGTATGGAATGTAGAGGCAGGAACAGCCCCAACATTTAAAATAGATTTGTGCTATTTCATTGATAGGCAGAGGAGTTGAAGaactttttttgcatcagtcttcacagtggaagacaccagcaatgtgccggAAATTCAAAAGAGTCAGGGGTGGAATTTGGAATGGCTATTACTAAGGAAAAGGTGGAATGGCTATAACTAAGgaaaaggtgcttgggaagctgaaagggctgaaggtggataggttacctggaccagatggactgcaccccagggttctgaaagaggtggctttaaagATTATCAAGGCattaatagtgatatttcaaaaattactagtcaggagtggttccagacgattggaaaattgcaaaggatgaggttacggagtacttagaagttcatgataaaataagttgaagtcaacatggttttgtgatggggagatgttgcctgatgaatctgctggaattctttgaagtaaatagcaggacagacaaaggagagtaagTGGATGCTGTTTACCaagactgctgtaatttctacatggtgaaaccaaaaggtataaaaatggccttcattaaaatctgacaatgtgcactttaaccacgtgtgatattttctattacaaatctcaaattgtggagtacagagacaaataaataaatgatgggtctttgtcccaaacatcatggaggacactgtcggggggggggttattggcagatggatggacaaaagTCATCTTTTTATTGAAAAAGAAGACAGGCTGTGAGAAATGGCGAAAAaggcgtgaaatgtgaagccagaggaagggctgCAGGTGAAAAGGaagcggggggtgggtgggtgaagaataggggcgggTTGGTGGGAGTTATGGGTGGGCAcctaggtggggagcagggaagtgaggggagggggggggggggaaattgtctaaaattgtagaattcaaagTTCATATAGTAGACAAGTGCAAGCTGTTGGTGATGGGGCATATGATTCGATTGGATCAGGTGCCACTCCAAGATTGGAGCGCGAGGATGCAGTGGCacggagcagcggtggaggacatggacagcatTGGCACAGTGTACATTGTTAACATGATTGAACTTGAAGAATACAAGATGCGTTGGAAACATGGTgacttttcttcactgcctcagTGCTATCTACTagtcttacactcttgtacttagtaTGGTTGTGCGTACATATAGAAAGATTGTAACTGAACTGTATGCCAAAatggaatttcactgcacctagggtactgtccgattcacctctaccccattgcggacattggactttgattCTACACTACACTGCGCTACAattctgaaaactatattctgcactctgtatcttcccttcgctctccctattgtacttgagcgtgacttgattgtatttatgtatagtattatctgatcagtttggacggcatggaaaacaaagctcttcactgtaatgggacaataagatcattagacataggagcagaattaggtctatCGGCCGAttgagtctcctccaccatttgatcatggctgattttcccctcagccccattctcctgtcttattcctgtaacctttgacaaccgtactaatcaagaacctatcaatctccgctttgaaaatacccaatgacttggcctccgccgttgtctgtggcaattaatttcacTGATTCACCAgcgtctggctaaagaaatttctcctcatctcctttctaaacctAACTTAACCTAATAAACCTAAACAACAAAGAAGCTCTGAGGCCATACTCCAGTTCCAGTACCTGTAGTAGAGCGGACTGTGTAGCAGACTGTAACCCGGAGAGTGATGTGCTCCCCATGGTGGTCTGAAACCCCGGCAACGATGTTGTATCCACAGTGGACGCCAGCTCCATCGTTGCTGCTGGATTTGCACCACCGGCCGTCTGGAGTCCGGCAAAGGAGGTTTGGATGGCAGGGCGGGCAGGACTACCCACCACGGACTGTATACCGGGCAGGGAGCCGGCCCCCAGTGACTGGAGGCCGGGCAGGGTGGCAGCCCCCAGAGTGGACTGGAGTACGGGCAGGGAGGAAACTGCGGCCATGGCGGACTCCAGGCCAGGGAGAGCGGAGGCTGGAGCGGCCGACTGTAGGCTGGGGAGGGACGCCCCGCTCGTCACCGTCTGCAACCCCGCCAGGGAGGCGGCCGCAACGATGGAGTCGAGGCCGGAGAACGGCGCCGAGGACTGGAGCCTGGAGAAGGAGGCGTGGTGCAGGCCGGGTAGGGAGGACATGGGGGGCTGCAGGCCAGAGGGGGAGCAGGCGGCGGGCTGGTACTCAGAGGCGGGGGCGAGGACAGCCTGGGAGACGGCAGCCGGCGACAGCCTGGCGAGAGAGGCGGCCACGGCGTGCAGTCCGGCGAGAGAGGCAGCAGCCTGCAGGGCAGCCGGGGAGGCAGCCGTCGATCGCAGTCCTGCTGGAGATGCAGTGCTGGATTGCAACGCGATGGGTGAGGCTGTGGCGGGATGCATTCCGGCCAGACACACTGGGAGAGAGTTGGAGGTGGCGTTTGACTGGAGAGGGCCCAGGGACGCCGTGGTCTGGAGCCCGTGGAGGGAGGCGACGTCGGCAGCAGACTGGGGTCCAGCGGCTGGGTTGACCTGCTGCAGGCCCGGCCCCATGGCTGCCAGCAGACCGTTGTGCAGAGCAGAGAGAGACGGAGCCGCTCCAGAGGAGTGCATCCCCGCCAGGGTGGCTGCAGCCGCGATGGACTGAAGGCCGGGCAGATTGGCAGCACTCATTCCAGCCTGGAGTGCCGACAGGGTGGCAGCAGATAGAGTCTGATTTTGGAAAAACATGGAGATACCTGGGAAGGAGACGAGATTTGGGAACGTGTTGCCGGTGCACAGAGAGTTGCTGGAACACTCACTAGTCGGAAAACCTGAGGATAAACTGAGAAACGGCAATCCAAAGTTCAATCAATTGGTAGCAAACCTAGATAATGTAACTACAATCAGATAACTCAGACACCTTTTAAACAGATGACTTTAAAAATACAGCCCAAAAAGGCTACTGAatgggtagagctactgcctcatggtgccagagacccaagatcaatcctgacctcgggagttggctgtgtggagtttgcacattctccttgagaCCAcgcaggtttcctccaggtgctccggtcacctcccacatcccaaagacctgcaaaTTTGTAGATTAGTATCGTCAACATTATCAAAGACTTGAAAGGGAGCACCACCAgactaaggaacagcttcttcccctcagttatcaggcttctgaacggtccttccataagctagggtactgtccgattaacctctaccccattgcggacattggactttgtctgtgcaaccgatgagaactatattctgaccTATATTTTCCCTTTGCGctacctattgtgcttgagtttaaactcaaaggtcaaaggtctgtATCAGATACAACTGATTGTATCTTTGTATGATATTTCTGTTctgttggataacatgcaaaataaagcttgttACTGTACCTCcatccatgtgacaataataaatctaaacctaattggcctctgcaaattgttcctagtgtgttggattggatgagaaagttggataacatacaactagtgtgaacgggtgatggatggtcggtgtggacccaggGGGCCACGTAGAAACAATGTTTCCATGTAGAAACAAAAAACATGTGGGTACAGCAATAAActggctgccttacagtgccagagacacaggttcaatcctgacctcgggtgctgtctgtacggagtttggacgttctccctgccaccgcatggattttctccgggtgctccgatttcctcccatattccaaacacatacaggtttgtaggttaattggctttggtaaaattgtaaattatcgtaATTATCACAAATAAGGCGGTCGCTAGttcgcatggactcggtgggcggaagagcctatttccgcgctgtttcgTTAAAGTCTTAAGtctaaactgaagatgctggtctacaagagaggacataaagtgctggagaaattcagcagatcaggcagtcagtctgaagaagggtcctgagccaaaacgttacctctccatgttctccagagatgcagcctgacctgctgagttattccagcactttgtgctcagatctgtttccatgctgttccatTACTTGTAGCATACAAAATGGCGGCGCACACAGTTGCAGCGGCTCGATGTCCTCCCGGTCAGTGCTTCGTGTTTtttgtgtacgtgtgcgtgttgTTTTGTGCCCTGTGTACTTACTGTCGGGCGAACAACGTCTACGGCCGGCAGGATCTTCTTAGGATTGGAGCCGGTCGCGAACGGTGGGGTTACCGCCGAGTTTGTCCGCTCATACAAGATCCCGGCGGACATAGCGAGGAGCCCCGACTCTCCATGGATCACCATCCCCGTGGGGAGGAGGCGAAggcggcgcagagagagaaggcaaaagcgaggcGGCAGGGCCGGCGAGCTAGCCAGGCTACGGAGGCAGCCACTGAAACCACCGCTTCCCAGCCTGTTTCTCAAGAACGCCAGATCCCTCGCTAACAAGATGGGTGAACTGAGGCTACAGACTGCAACTAACAACGCCGTGAAGGACAGCTGTATCCTgttgatcacggagacctggcttcattctttcattccgaactctgctatcgagctagcaggctacacagcacagcgtcatgacaggacaagagactccagtaagagcagaggtggagggctctgtgtgtacgtgaacaacacctggtgtacaaacacagtgattgtggacagtcactgctccccgaacctggagtatgtggctgttaaatgcaggcccatttatctccctagagagtttactgttgtcatgataactgctgtgtacataccaccggatgctaatgctaactcggctatcggacatttgtatggtagcactagcagtcaacagagcatatatcctgacggtgttcacatcatagcaggggactttaatcacgcggacttgaagaaaatgctccccaaattctaccagcatgttaaatgtgcgccaagaggagctaacacactggacaaggtctactccaacatcaagctgggctacagggctagaccactacacctgggtcagtcggaccatatgtccctgcttttaattcctgcatatgcccccctcaggaaaaccactcctaccatcacaaagaccatcacaacctggcctgatggtgcatctcagcagctgcaggactgcttcgacaggaccaactgggatgtgtttgaacaccaggacctggaggtgttcacagacagtgtactgtgttacattaaaaactgcatggacacggtcacagtggacaaacgcatccgggtctaccccaaccagaagccctgggtgacccgggaggtccagcggctgttaaaagagaggaacaccgcttttaggtctggcgatagggctttatacagcatggcccgagctaacctgaagagaggcatcagagaggccaaatcagactacaggaggaagatagaggaccacctggacagtaacaacagcaggcaggtgtggcaggggatccagtatctcaccaactacaagaccaaccttggagctgctgaaggtgacgcctcgttggcagaggagctgaacctcttctttgctcgctttgaagtggagccacccgagacagccacatcacaccatatggtccacagcagcctaaccctcaagatagaggagcatgaggtgaggcgcacgttgcgggccatcaatccaaggaaggctactggaaccGACGGCGTCGCTGGACgcatgctgaaggactgcgcagaccagctggctggagtctttacgaggattttcaaccagtctctggcccagtccactgttccaccctgtctgaagtcctccaccatagtccccttgcccaaaaaaacccacatttccagcctcaacgactaccggccagtcgcactcacaccagtggtgatgaagtgttttgaaaaactggtccggggtcatatcacatcactcctgccccgaagctttgacccccaccagtttgcgtacagagcgaatagatctacagaggacgctgtagccacagctctccatgctgcactgtcccacctggagcaacgggggagctacgtgcggatgctctttgtggactacagctctgcctttaataccatccttccccacaaactggtggacaaactgggggacttgggacttccacactccacctgcatgtggataaatagcttcctgtcgggtcacagccagagagtcagagtaggccatcacacatccacggccctcagcctcagtaccggctctccacagggctgtgtgctgagccccctgctctacaccatctacacacatgactgcacccccgcccaccacagcaacaccattgtcaaatttgcggatgacactacggtggtgggactcatctccgggggggacgagtacgcctaccgggatgaggcggagcagctgacagtgtagtgtggagaaaataacctgctcctcaacaccttaaagacaaaggaaataataatagacttcaggaagaataaaacggacatggtaccattaattatcagaggggactgtgtggagagggtggcggatttccgcttcctgggaatccatattgaggaggacctgacgtggagcgtgaacacctctgcgctgctgaaaaaggtccagcagagactgcacttcctgagggtgctcaggaagaataacatcactcagagactgctgctgtccttttatcggtgctccattgagagcatcctaacatactgtgtatgcgtatggtacaccagcagcacagcggctcagaggaaagcgctccagagggccattgacaacgcccagaggattgtcggctgccctctccttaccttggaggacttacacagttcccgctgcatcaaaaaatcccagagtaatataaaggacatttcccaccccggacactccctgtttgaactgttgccgtcaggcagacggtacagatctacaaggacaaggacaaacagacttaaaaacagtttttaccccactgctataaaggcactaaatgtagccgccaaggaacgcaggggcgatacatactaagggactgtggtacactgtgaaatccacagaaggatgtagggttgggtgtttatgcgtgctattttcatgatatttattttagttgtttatctttttttaatattttaccttgtatgtatcgttagcttttagaaatgtttgaatggtgcactgactggctgacatttttaaattttgttgtacatggttcatgttacaatgacaataaagaaactattctactaTTGTATAATGCAGTGGATTAGGCAGGGACTCACCCGGTTTGTTGCATGGCAGCGGGGCTGCAGTTCACGTTGCTGCCACTGGGCGTCAGCCCTGCCACGGTCGAGGTGTTCACTGTTATCATCTCTCCCAGAGGCTGGGGGGTCTGCGGTGATGCCGACACCATGGTGGGCACATTCTGGCACTCAGGGTAGGAAGCTGCGGAGGTGCCGGCGGGCAGAGGGACCGGGGTGGACATGCCGAGGCGCGAGAAGGCCGGGGTGCTGGGTGCCGAGGCATAGCCCGGCTGGTTTGCAGGAGACTGCACGGCGATGGGTGTGGCTGGAGCCGACGGGTACGATCCATGGGGTGAGAATGTAGCTGTGTGCAGGTTGGCAGCACACGGGTTGTAACTCAGCTGGCTGGCTGGCCGGGAAAAGGCTGGAAAAGAACAGAGTATTTCTCTTAAAAACTGCCTCTCACTGTTGCAGGATCATCCAATGTTCTTCACACCCTCTCTCCTTCAACTGGTGTGTACTGCTCATTCCACAGTTACGGAATCACACAGAACGGAAActagtcctttggcccaacttgtccatgtcaaccaagatgccccatctacactattcccacctgcccacaattggcccatatccctctaaacctttctgacCATGTACCTATTAAAATTGTAAAATACAATAAAAACTGCTAACATTTCTCTCCACTTTTAAATTTAGAGTGAAGCTGCCCTCTCTCTACCTCTGCACAAATCCCCAGATTAAATTCTAGCCTGAAATGAATTCCCTAGCTATATCTACAACCCTTGATTGGAATCCATACAGCATCTTGGTTATCTGCTATCCTGTACATAACACCTGCAGAATCTCTACActtgggagagaggggaaagatttactaggaacctgagggataactttttcaaacagagggtgccagagaaggtagttaagCCAGGTACTATAtcttttttctttgttttttcttccattttatgaactaataactagatcggaaaaaaagaaaaaggaaaaaagggaaagaacgaagaaaagaaaaaatttcaagaaaaagaaaaaaggaaaaccaCAGAACTAACGAAGGTgtgaaagaagcggagatatatcccactgcccttccATACGCCCGTACTATaactatttaaaagacatttggttaggaaaggtttacatGGGCAAGCTTACACGGAGCATCCTGGTTGGCGTgtcagttgggccgaaaggcctgtttccatgttgtatgagtcTATGATCTAAATCCATCTGTAAATCACTCCTGATTATCTATTTTTGAATCTTTATCAGTCCTCGATTCCCTGAACTAGATCCACCTCTAACTCTCACTGGGTTACTTGTTATTCAACATATAATATCCCCAGAATCTATCAACCTGATCCACTTGTAACTCACTCCAGGTTACCTGTTATTCTACACATAAACCTTCAGAATCtctcgatagacacaaagtgctggagcaactaacgggtcaggcagcatctctggagaaaaggaataggcggcgtttcgggtcgagacagttcTTCATAATCCCTCAATTAGATTGAGCCCGTAATGCAAACCTGGATATGTTTCATTCCATACATCAGTATCAAAACCCTTGATTGAATGTCTGTGACTCATTCCTGGGCATCAGTTATTTTATATATACTCCCCAAATCCTTCAATTAGATTCCAGCCAGTTTCTCACTCTAGACTGCCCATCGTTCCAACCTAAAAGGTTCAACTCATCAACAGATTCCTTTACTTTGGTTTGTCTTGTCTGTGCCTCACTGTGTGGTTGTCACGTCAACAGCCTTTTCCTGGACATCTGAGCTGGGCCAGCCTTTGGCACCAATGTTGATTTCCCCACCACAAATGGACCCAACGAGAATTAATTTATCATTTACCATCACCTTTCAAAAtccagggcagcagcaacagttCAGCCATGGTTCCTGAGAGATCAAATACTTTATACCAGCAGTAAGATTTTGCTAATCACTCTGCACTCCTAaaccagttgggcattacggggctggcaaagaagagggccattcaatccgcaagcgaatccgcagagaaagccactaggtggctttggattaagagggctgatccgtgggcggttgctgctgggacgcaagtcggggcctgatcaaccccggctgggtcgcctgggcgagggtgtctgacgttgtgagacccgaaacacccgatgaccccaggtcacatcactgaggatgcgtcccagctcatctagaagatgtatctttcacacagGGAGAGAAAAGTTGCTGGCCAGTTTTACCGTGCTAAAAAGGCCAATTgtctttgcaagcattagaaatgTAAGTCGTAAAAATAGAAATAGATAAAATTTGTTTACTTCACATTTTGTGTTGATGTAATTTTTCCCTCGCATAAATTCTGTACGTTAGGGTAGTGATTTGCAAAATCCCTAAGGATGAATGTCTGTAACCTGAACAGCCATAAGgcagggcaaaacacaaagtgctgaaggaactcagcgggtcaggcagcatctgtggaagaagtgGACAGACGAacattttcgggtcgggacccttcttcagaccgatagtGAAGGGGGGGGAGACCTGGAAAAAAAGGTGGCAAAGCCTGACAAGTCAtaagtggatacaagtgaggggtgatcggcagatgggtggagtgagTAACAAAGGCTGGAAGtgaaaaggagataaggagagaagtggaggagtgaaatgtaaagccagagggaaactcagactgaagaatggtcccaacatcatctgtccattcactccacagatgcagcctgacaccGCTGatgccttcagcactttgtaattgtctcaagattccagcatctgcagttctttgtgcagCAGTGATGCATGGTCACATGCACTTATAAATAATGCCACTAGATGGCTCACGCCCCAGCCAGTGGCTGGGTGCCTTGGAACTTGGTTCCATTTGTGGTGGACTAGTCTCTGACCATTTTTGTTTGGTCATCAGCTGACCAGTCCAAATACCGGCTAATACCGGCTTGGAGCAATGAACAGTTTCCATATCCTAGCAGAGGGGCCACAAGCTTGAGCCGTGAAGCACATAACAAAAGCCGGGAAACCACCACTCTGATCTCGGATGGCCACTGCCAAACCATCTAAGGGGCAGGTTTTTGCCCAAGATGTACAATGTACAAGTTTTGCCGCACGTCGCTCCAGAGCATGCCTGCTGCCGGCATTTGTCTGGGAGAAGATTGGTCTCCCGTGACCCCTACCTGATGCATGTGACAGCAACACATTGAAGAGTCCATTACATTTGCTCACATGCCCTAGGTATTAATAAACTATTGAAGGCAATACCTGAAAATAAGATCCCTCTACCATTTCAGATGCTACATTCAGTGTTGCTGGAGTCTTTAAATAACCAAAAGATAGAAAGAACTTAAAATTACATTGTACATTTTAAGATCCTTTAAGAGCCCTGGCTGCTGATTCAGTTTAGCAAAAATAATCCCGAATATTAATTGAAAAGTCTTTTTTTCAGCCTTCTCGACTAACAGCATTCATAACAATTTATTAAATAGTTATAAATTATTATTTGTTGGAGAATACTCAACAGTCTGGTTACTTGTTA includes:
- the proser1 gene encoding proline and serine-rich protein 1; amino-acid sequence: MDNKSFAIVLDEIRKGVLTDQKIKAIEYVHGYFSSEQIVELLKYFSWAEPQLKALKALQHKMVAIHVSKVINILHCLTFTKDKLVALELIALNIIDPHNYRLIEEIFRVHLPEKKRCKRILDQASKAGCKAPLAMRSSCGMIPGNPYPKGKPSILNGLLAALSVKKENEEGCTISRGIATCILGPSKPAPVTYNPHKPVPYPIPPCQPHATIAPSAYNTAGLVPMGGFMAPVVAPAAYAAQQAFSRPASQLSYNPCAANLHTATFSPHGSYPSAPATPIAVQSPANQPGYASAPSTPAFSRLGMSTPVPLPAGTSAASYPECQNVPTMVSASPQTPQPLGEMITVNTSTVAGLTPSGSNVNCSPAAMQQTGLSSGFPTSECSSNSLCTGNTFPNLVSFPGISMFFQNQTLSAATLSALQAGMSAANLPGLQSIAAAATLAGMHSSGAAPSLSALHNGLLAAMGPGLQQVNPAAGPQSAADVASLHGLQTTASLGPLQSNATSNSLPVCLAGMHPATASPIALQSSTASPAGLRSTAASPAALQAAASLAGLHAVAASLARLSPAAVSQAVLAPASEYQPAACSPSGLQPPMSSLPGLHHASFSRLQSSAPFSGLDSIVAAASLAGLQTVTSGASLPSLQSAAPASALPGLESAMAAVSSLPVLQSTLGAATLPGLQSLGAGSLPGIQSVVGSPARPAIQTSFAGLQTAGGANPAATMELASTVDTTSLPGFQTTMGSTSLSGLQSATQSALLQAHSTGSLENFQTQGSNNYACYPSGHPTPYSLQPGPPSQLGWQ